The Pecten maximus chromosome 10, xPecMax1.1, whole genome shotgun sequence region ACTATTACGCGGCGAATAATTTTCGCGAATTTTAATCGCcagcgaaataagcgaaaattatTTGCATGTGAAAAAAGTTggtttattgtatatttttgtttgtattttagaattattttacCGAATTcgagttagaattacgatttctTTTGCCTGTCGTTTTTTTCTCTGCTTGtttctacatttatatatgCTTATATCTTTTTAAACGATTTTCTCTTTTATTACAGTTCTTCGGATTCCTGTTCATCATCTTCGCAGTATTACTTGGAGCAGGAATCTGGGCAGTCATGGCCAAAGACTCGGTAAGTTATACCACAGAAGTTAACGAATGTCAGTTAAAGTTATATCTCAGAAGTTAACGGATATCAGTTAAAAGTTATATCAGTCATAAAATgaaatgacaataattatttatataagaCATAGGAAAAAAGTATATATTCATACAACATTTGTAGAACAGTTTGCATGTTTTGTTTGAGGAATAAGCCCAGTGACGTCATGTTTTGTTTGAGGAATTAGCCCAATGACGTCAAGTTTTGTTTGAAGAATTGGCCCAATGACGTCATGCTTTGTTTGAGGAATTATCCCAATGACGTCATGTTTTGTTTGAGGAATTGGCCCGTtgatgtcatgttttgtttgagGAATTACTATTAGCCAAATGACGTCATGTTTGGTTTGAGGAATTGACCCGATGACGTCATGATTTGTTTGAGGAATTATCCCAATGACGTCATGTTTTGTTTGAGGAATGAGTCCAATGACGTCATGTTTTGTTTGAGGAATAAACCCAATGACGTCATGTTTTGTTTGAGGAATAAGCCCAATGACGTCATGTTTTGTTTGAGGAATTAACCCAATGACGTCATGTTTGGTTTGATAAATTGGCCCGATGACGTCAGTGTTTTGTTTGGGGAGATAGCCAAACGACTTCGGTATTTATCCTGAGTAACCGACTTGGTCAAACGTTTTTCGTctgaatttgtttttaattgatttccagagatttgtttctttttaccaatattttgtgcattgttgtttttattctaATCCACGCACACGTTTTTTTAGTTCATTTAATTGAATATACCAGTGACTTTAAGCTTGCCAATCTTGATATAACATAATCCTTAATTATGTCGTAAACAACTTTAGTGAATTTTCAAATAAGAATTATGAAACCATATATGACATGCCTGAACACATGGCAAGCCCCTGTGTGCCTGCATATCGTGTGTAAATTTTAACTATGTTTTTGGTTATAATATAACCCCAAAATTGGTCGCAAAAATTAGAGATACTTACATATTTTAGTTTTATAAGTGGCTGTGGTTTGGTTTAAAAATCGTTATATCTTGAACGAGGACTGTATACAGCCCATCTAGACTACTAGATAACTGACCACGCATTgcagaaaaaaaagagaagtgGAACGCATTATCGAGAGGATTTCCAAGCGAATCGATATCAATTTACTCCCCGTTAGAGAGGAATGTTAACTAAGGGACCAGTCCTTAATTGGTCTTCAGAGACGAATTGCATGTTGCTCGTGGTAGACCAGACCATTCGAGGGTCGTGTGAATACACTATCAGGCaaggagttgtctcccccttAATTGTCTCCGCCTCGCACGGTACACTCTAACTGTTCCCGTTTGGGCTGATATTGATCACGAAAACCTTAAACTGACAGTCTGAAGTAGGATTCTAACTGTGCACAGATATGATTTATATTGGTAGATACAATCTTTGAACAAATCGACGACCCCCGCTTGTCTCATCCCGAACATACAGTACTCCCTGGTAGGACTACTCCAAGTTAACTTGGTCAGGAGGCCCAAATGCAAATATAACCATTTATTTGTAGAGTAAACGGTTAAGCTTGAGAATTCCAATAGTTTCATCGCAGTGGTTGATCTGAGGGTTTCTATGCTCAAGGGATCTTTAATCTCTGCCAGAATAAGACAAAATAACCTCATAGAACATTTATTTCAAAGTAGAACTCCAGCTCTGTGCAAAAGAGTCGTGGCTCGGCTTTGCAAAACAGAATGAACAGATACTGGTTAAGGAAGGCATTGTCGTTTGTTGTGGCACCGACCAAACCCTTCATCTCCATGTATCGACTGTTAATGCATTATAGCTATActgaaaatatattcatttaaataattacattCATAGTTTAGTGTATTATCAAACTAACTGGATTTGTGCAGTAATGAATCTATGTCCATATAAAAGTTGACATAAAAAGATTTATACATCAGTTCAGTTAGGTAATGCTTTCCGCGCGAAGAAAATGCACTCTAAAATACGACCATTTGCAGTATGGAGTTGATTATTGATAAGATAAAGGTTTTTGCCTTGGCAGTGATAGTAAGGAAGATTGGAGATATTCTGATATTTGAAATGACATTCTGCCTGACGTGACATTGACATACTTTATTACCAAAACAGAAATAATCATCTAATTACGAATTGGACACAATGTGCATGAGCTTCAATATACTTTGCTGTTACCGGGCATATGGGAAAATACCGAAAGGTTGTCTTAAATGGCATGTCATTGCATATGCTAGTTGTATGAGAGTATTGTATCGGCTTTCTGCCAACCGtgaaatcaatattatattgtattgctTACAGCTGAAACAGCTTGTCTCCGACGTTCTGCAGAAGAAAGTGGATGAATCATGTCAAAATAACCAAGACTCAAAGAACTTCATGAAGATGGTCCAAGACGAGGTATTCCGAACGTGATACACATTCGGTTTCTTCTCATTGTCGATAATATTGATCTAAAATGAATTAAAgcaatatttacattaagattaCTCTAGTATGGCTTACTGTAAACGTCTTATTTTGGCGagctaaaattttaaatttaaacggATTAGCGGAATGATAAATTAACACACCTACAATGCTTGCCATATAAAACATAGAAGGTAAACCACAATTAGCACAACCAAACTTTAGCGAATTTATCCTGTGCGAAAATCGCTAAAATTATATTACCGCTAAGAAATGTACTTTTAAGAAAAATGAACTCTTATATTTGACAAACTCGAAGAAATTTCTGGGTAagatatttatgaatatttagATAAGCAATATTTTACTTATTGGAACATACatgatgtgttttataatgTCTAGTTTGAGTGCTGCGGAGCTACTTCCGGTGTAATAGATTATCTAACTACTTCCTGTGTCATCAATTCCAACGTTTTCCCATGTGTCGCGGAGGCAACCATGTCGGTAAGTTTCTTAGAAAGTCTTTTCTACATTAAGTATGAAGGATTTTTTTactaatatatttttatctgattaTACAAAGTCGATACCTCAGTTTAATTTAGTATGTCtttctttttaaacaatttgtAAACATCAGGCATATAATTTATATGCTCTATTATTccgaaatatatacattttgtatatcaaaattatttcaagattatatttttatatgcgGTCAATAGATATTTCTCGATGGATTAGGCCAAAGATTCAGGAACCTTTCTTGACTAAGAGGAAATTTCTCTTGATTTAAATTTCTGGATAGGACAGCATTACAGAATTAAGAGGAAATATCCAATAACGTGTCTGGCCCTAGTTACCTCACAGTTACCTCATAGTTATCTCCAGTAAGATTTGTGGTCTATGCTATCCCCAATAAACTTTGTGGTCCCAATTACCTCCAATTAGATATGTGGTCCCAGCTATTGCCAATAAGCTTTTTGTTCGCAGTTACCTCCAACAAACCTTTTATGGAAATTACTTGAGGAATGTTGATAAAAACAACATCTTATCCCTTAATTCGGTCAGATGGTGCATAAGTAAGTCTACGAATGTATATATGGATAATTATGAGGACTGGTCTTAACTGATTCTGTTGTACGTGAATGGTCACGTTTTATAATCCGTGTTGGTCTGTTCCAGGGTTGTAATGAAAAACTACACGAGTTTTTCTCGGAGAACCTCCTGATAGTGGCTGGAGTGGCCATAGGTATCGCGTTTATTCTGGTAAGTATGCTTGTACACTACGTAAAATCGCGTTCTCTCTTTCTTTCATAACAAAACTTAATTCAAAACTATAAAATTCATAAATGAacagtatttatttttgttttcctgttCGAGGCAATTTAATATTCATTATTCGCGCAATCCTTTATTCCATACTGAATCCATTTAACATCTTTTGATAAACACTATTGCTATGTGTTCTGAAAGGATACGAGTCTTTCATGATGACGCCACTTCCTGTTTTCACAGATTCTGGGAATGATTTTCTCCATGGTTCTGTGTTGTGCGATCCGAGACGTGTCGGCGTAACGTCCCAAAGGTATGCATATATTCTTCTAGtaccgaggtgttccgaatgcTGAGttggaaaaataaatatgtaactttCCGTAATGGCGGAATACACCCATCAcatatatttttgctgttttCGGCAGTGATGGAAAACAGcaagccacttttgtctttctttaccctcacAAAAATTCAACTGATATTTTcagatactgactatatattgtatctatccTAAACCAGCCATCAAAAATAAGCATTTAGGTGAAACAGTAGCAACAATGTTAAAAATATGTTTGCCTTTTAAACGTTGCTTCACCTGAAAATAGGTCAGTCGAATCGACGCACGTGCTATGATtctaaaatacagctgttttctgTCACTGCcgaatacagcaaaaatatatgtGGTGGGTGTACCAGTAATACGACAATGCTGAAAATTGCAagatatagagaatacatgatcagtgtcttaaaatataagctgtattttggcgagggtaaagaaagacaaaagtggcgagccttggcgagccacttttgtctttctgtcccgagccaaaaatacagcttatattttaagacactggccatgtattctatttatcctgcaacagacataaaaataatcatcagaaataatcattttgaagtgaaacggtgtcaaaaatgacagaaatatgttcgccttttaaacgtactttcactttgaagtaggtcagtcgaactgacgcacgtgctatgattccaaaatacagctgttttccgtcactgccgtatacagcaaaaatatatacggtgggtgtattccgacaatgcggtggcagttgcaggataaaaatatatgtagCTATATACGATGTTTTCAAGTGTTCACAGAATGAAATTACGCAAGACttttatattgtgtaatgaaacaaaagttattttttaatttaacatcaatataagaTGGTTTTTAATCTGATGTATTAAATTAGATTTTACTTTATATCTTATTATTCACTTTTGTCTTTTTGCAGCTTGCGCTGGATGTCTTTATTTATATGATTGTATATGGCAGTGTATATGTAGTGATTTCCTCATTTCTTCTGAGATTGGAAGGCAGCGACTGTTGTATGACGCGTTGTCACGTGGGATGAATTCAGAATATGTATTTCGCATACCCTGCGTGGGAAATATGCGTATGCGTTGCTATGGCAAAACCCAAGAAACATTTGGAAGCGGAAAATTTGGCCAGAATATATTTCTAAACCGGAAATAATGCTTTGAAGatgtatcaatattatatattatatgtttttgataaagTTATCATGCAAATTAATGGCATGCATAGTGAATTGACGAAAATGAGATACGAATGTTTTCGTTTGCTGAATGAGTTCTTTCCGGATTTTTATAGTTCATGCTATTACTTCAAGTCCGCTGGGACTGATTACGTCATCATATATTGTGTACTTAGTCATCAGATTTATCCACAAATATCATTAGTTTATGAGATCATGTATATTTAGTGCTTTTGTTTAAAACTCATTTCACCCCACCGTTTAGACGTTATTTTCATAAGAATTATGTTGCTGCTTGCcatctgtaatatatatatacatatatacatgtgtctTGTCATATGTGGAGGTGCAGTGAGCGGACACACCCATATATGGACGTCTGATGATGATCACACTACGCAGGACGATCGGATGGACATCCTTATTACCGTGAAACTGGCGCAATGCGCTAAACTTGGCCTCAATGTTTCacatatttacattaatttacataatttttgtAAGATGTTCAAAGTATTTTGTGTAGATATATAGCTTTTAACTggtgtattttttaaaaaacaaaaccaatgttCAAAGATCTTGTCCACTACATATTCAAAGTGCCGGTGAccgagattttttttctattcgaCACGATGGTCACTATTTTTATCTCCAAATGGCGACACTCCTCCCAACGGAAGTAGACTGTTGCAGCGACACCTTGTGGAGAGAAAATGACATCCAACGGGATCTACATTTGACAAGTGTCAATTGTGACCGTTTTTCGTAGCAAAACGAGGGTTACTTTACCGGTACAGAATCTCATTGAGTTGACCTTCCTCAACCTGCCCCGTGTTGTAGTTGCATGCGCTGATTCCGCGTCTACGTGTGTTCGTACAAAGATAACACACGTACCACATGCACGTGCATGTGTAATACGCTAAAATAGATTGCTTTCACGCGATGTCGTGAACGTCACAGCATATCTTGAACGTGACTTCGTGAGTTACTTGATTTTAAGTGCCTAGAAGGAAGCAAAATagagaaattatgcaattgaaacaaaaacatatgGATTTGTTTTTGCCGCTTTCCGTAGCGACCTCTAGTGGCAAAACACTACCTAGTATCGGTCGATAACTCTAATCAACGAGTCACAAATGAAGACCAATTTCTCTTTTGGAACACTTTGCCTTTTTTTGTATCTCTCGCAATGGCAGTACATTTTAACTGACACGGGTCTTCTTGTTACTAAGAAAtctttatttttctatttaaatGTGGTGGACACCATCTTTAATTATTGCATTCGTACCCAGTGTTATTGGTTTCTCCtgtgtatttgtgtgtaaaGTAAGTATTGCCGTAATATGAAGCATAATAACAATTGTAGAGGTTTAAAAACATGTAATCgaagaaataataacacttccGCACATGTTTCCCCACTTTTTTCCGAGGGAAATCCTAGCGAAGGAAGTACAAACGCCCCTTTATTCTTCAAAAAATTCATCATTGCACAATATGATTGCGTCATCAATTTTATCACATATTTCATACGTCATCAATAATGGCGTAGTTTGCAATATCAGCTAAGGGAGAAAGTAAATGGTCACTCTTGCGATATAGGCAGATAACGGTGTTGTAGTTTGACTTTTGGCCAAGCctagttttattataaataatctAATTATCTTTGCCTGGCTCCGGAGCGATACATTCTACTAACTCGGAAAAATATTCAGGCATTtacgaataaaaaaaaattaagcgAGTTTATTTTcgacaatttttatttttatgattcGAACAACATTTCTTATCTCTAACAAGTCTTAAATATGCTGGAGTCAGTATTCTCGTTAGATTTCCTCGTAAATTAGTCATTATGTATAGACTCGCGAGTAAAAATTAATTTTCAGATCATGCTATGAAACTTAACATCCCGGAAGTTGTCAACGTTAACTAGCACAGAAACGTGTACTTTTAATTAGCTCATGAATGTGACCATACACGGTGTTTTATGTTGAATGTtttaatatggtatatatgtgtgtagacactattctttatcacattgttcttctaaaaaaaactattttgcTGTTTTACATGTTGAACATCTATTAATAAAGTATTAAACCACAATTACTGTAGTATACAAGTTCATATTCCAAATTTCAATTGTTCTATAAGACAATAGTGTTTTGTTCTGATCTTACCTATTTTGAATGCATATTATGTGCAACTAGTTACCACAAATTTAGTCTTGAACCCAATGtagaaaaaaatagatatgtaataATTTGTCGTTAAAATAATTTCTCGCAGGGGGTATATGACAGTAGAATAGCGTTTTATGTGTTTACTGGGTTAAATGCAATAAAAGATCCTTTTGAAATATCCCTTTCttgctttgttttttgtttttgttttgttttacagcAAAAGCGATTTCTTTTTCAGCAAAAGCGACATTAAAATTCAAGTGTGTGATTCTATTTTAAATAGATAAAACGAtattaaaagattaaaaaagATTTAGTTTCTCGTTAAATCGTGATATTTGGAACATAATGGGGAAGCAGGAAGGTTGCCatcaagaaaatgaaaaataacacttCTGATACAGCTTACCTGCTGATGTAAGATGAGCGGCTTATATGTTTATGTCCTTGATTGATATCAAGTCCTTGGAAGAAGAGTTGGATCATCTCTGTAAATTTAGTCAGACCCTCAAGTTAAAGATTGGATGTTGCTAAAATTTCGTTACCCCATCTTAAAATGTCAATTTGCACGGACAGCATCAAAAATCAAATGACAATGATGCAAAACATAGAGGCACCAATAAAAAAGGAACGACCAATCGTCATAACagtataaaataatttttattttcggGTAAAACTGGGTTATCACAACATATATGTAAAGAAATAcgtttacaaaatataaatttctattgttatataacttatttttcaataaaaatacgTAAGTAGacattaaaatatctatattgtaaCTTTAATATTCCAATAAGATATGACTTACATCGTTGTAATATTCGGTATAATGTTTTACATAAACCTGTCGTTAACGACCACTCGAATAAACTGAAAATACCAGATACGTGGCAAAAACCTTTATGCATATAGACTTAGTAAATACTTAGTAAGCATTATTTTCTAGAGATTCCTGACATAGCATTCTCTTTCTTAAGACTTTTTTCAACATAACCATTGCGAGTTAAAAATCTAAATCTTACTAAATGGAAACTGGTTTAAGATTCTATTTATAGCATGATGCAGATGGGTAATTGTTTGGGATACCAATGCTTAAATGCTTAAATGTTATGATGGTAACTATAGTTTGAACGCAAGTCACGTTCCATCGCTTTTAGGGGGAAACGTAAATAAGTAAAACGGGAAATATTCAATACAGCGTTAACAGGcatatatatacgtatgtatgtaATTAACTACAAATCTATATGATGTCAATCATAACATTCGTCATCCAGCCATGCCTACCGCTCGGAAGACGACATGCTTCCTCTCCATTAGCACATGCATGTACATGAACGGTAAGCATCAAAGCAGGGGACCTTGTAAATAAGAACAAATTCTAAGTATTCCTCAGAAAACGATTATATCTTGAGAGATGTTAATAAAAATTTACTTATTTCTACCACgaccaaaattttaaaaacatctcCGATACGCTTGTGGCGTTGGCAAGGTTTCCGTCTCGGAGAACAGTTCGCTCATTAATAAAACAGATTGCTActacatatattatttatataaaaatgccCGCCGTCATGGTATTCAGCAATTACGCTCAAATGCATGGACACGTATTTGATAATGCATATTGTTGTTGTCGCTACCGACATGAAACATGCAGACAGACATACGCCACTGTCCGAGCGAACGTGTTTGTTTATCGTATTATCTCGGATGACTCACCAGTACATTAAATGCTTAATTGGATCAATTTCCATGTATTTGCCAAGAGAGGGGAAAACATTGCGAAACAGACGATTGAAAGGgaaaagtgttattgttgttgttgttgttgttgttgtcgtcgtcgtcgtcgtcgttgtcgttGAAGAAGAATATATTTCGGAACAGGCTCATATTCTGTGTTGATATTTAACAAGATTCCATTGCTGTTTGGTTCAAAGTCTCGTTTCGGGGTAGTAGCAGGTAGGGAGAACATCGACATGACGGGTTTGAGTGCTAAACTAAACTGCTGTTTCAATTCCGAACTAGACATTCTCGATAGGCAAGGTATTAGGCAGATCTTTGTATCGGGCACGATTTCGTCAGACCAAGTACTCGATTCTTTCGATAGGCAGGAGTACAATCTTCTCAGATTAGATGTTAGTGCGGCCATGTTAGATACTTGACAGCAAGTAAACCACAACCTGTTGACGGGGTCTCGTCTGGCTAAGAATATATTGCTGTTCTCAGGAGCTGGAACAAAAGATCAGAtgtgtttatgatatatttcatgaagtaatattgataacaattttTACTTCATGTCTGATAATTAAATTCAATAGTAGGTGTAATAGAAAGCAAAATGAGGTGAAAATGGCTACAACTTTGAACACTCCTTAAAATGCTGTCTAGGGTGTTTTAATAGCTGAACAAAATGAACGTTTCATccaaaattgatgaaaaagaCCGTAATTTAATTACCTTTTTTGTGCTTTCTGTTCGCGAAAACAATGGTAAATAAAAGCCCACGAAAAAGTTCTGTTCGCGAAAATAATGGTAAATAAAAGCCCATGAAAAAGGAAGccattacagtatataaactgaGTATTGAGTATTTTACTTATACAGATATTATGAAGATAGTGACGTCACAAGCCATACCTCCTGTAGGAATGCACTTTGATCCTTTGAGGTCTCTTTAGGTAAGTTCTCTCGGCGCTCTGTGTAAGTAGAAGAAGAAAGATTTTcagatttcaaattttattgatCACAAGAGGTCAAAGATAAACAGCAAATTTTATACAGGGCGGAACACAACAAACCTCATACACTCTTTATAAAAAATTTTGAAGCCTTTCAACAAACTTACTTACATTTGAGAGCACATGAACATTACATAAAGAAACTAAACCTTTTATGTACAATAATAATTTGGTTATATAAAATTCTAATTTGGCATACTAATTCATGattacagataaataaataatgatacttATCACCTACACTATTGGAGCACAAAGGACAAATTCGATCATTACGAGGTACACCAGTGGAAGAAAATAGAAACGTTATATAAATCCACTACATAAACACTTAATAATGTTACAATGTCAGATTTTAAAGGGTCAAATTAGGATATTACTCTGtatatgaaattttttttataattaaagtatttaaagtCCAAAAGTCATGAAATAGATAACGGttttcaatttatattaatattcTTTACGCATACTTCAAATAGTTTTATAAATACTTTTAATTTATGTAGATCTACCAAACTGTAACACCTACATAATGTATGTAGACCTATCGAACTTTACCACCTACAAAATTCAGGTAGACCTATCCTTCTTTAACGCCTACAAATATTATGCAGATATATTACGATACTTTAATAATTACACAATTCCCTAAAAAGTAAAGTTTTCCAACTTTATTAACATATCTCATCAGGAGAATATCGTGTTTTTATCTATCAGATATACAAGTCGTCCTAAAAGACTGGATTACGTAGAAAATGTCACCAGCCATTACGATGTAGATAATTGATCAACAGAACACATTGTTAAAAGCATAAGAGTGGCAAAAATCAGCATAAACAACACCAATTAAAGCTAATTAATGAATAATATATAGTCAAGATTGTGAGCCATGTGTAGAAGTTCACATGCTAtcacacaatatataacacagcaatCTTTTATCGGGGTTTAGTATAGCTAACCTGAAAGCTAAACCCGGATTGCACTTAAAGCTTTAGTCAAAGCACTTAAAATGATTACCGGTTACTCTCGAGTAAAATAcactaaaacaaaatgtagaCAAATGTCgattacatgtaggtataaataTGTAAGGCGTAATAGGATTACCTCTCCATATCATTCCTGgagtatataaataaatacatatgtactagTATTGTCATACAGAATTattcatatttgactggtacatattttttttcagtcgGCATTGTTCTCGGGGCACCCAGTAGACCCcggagagtatgtttttgactctccAAATTCAGATTTGACTCTTGAGTTTCAAGGggcatgtctatttgacataatGATTTGATCCttcatatttctgagaaaaagttatttgacttctgaaattactaaaagtcaaggtcaactggatgccctggtTCTAGTgaaatttaatttgtaacatcCATAAACAagtatatttcatttgtagatAAAG contains the following coding sequences:
- the LOC117335837 gene encoding CD9 antigen-like, producing MALGSCHTCIKYLMFAFNFLFWLLGCAILAVGIWILVGDNFNKYVEGAEEFAFLHTGAYILIVVGVIIMVIGFLGCCGAIRESQVMLGLFFGFLFIIFAVLLGAGIWAVMAKDSLKQLVSDVLQKKVDESCQNNQDSKNFMKMVQDEFECCGATSGVIDYLTTSCVINSNVFPCVAEATMSGCNEKLHEFFSENLLIVAGVAIGIAFILILGMIFSMVLCCAIRDVSA